The sequence aagccctgtaatttaaaaatttgcggattcaaaactttaaaatctagtaaattgaaaattcaaagCTTCTAGATTTGAAAATCCTGAAAAAGTACAAAGTTTCCAAATTTAGAAGCTTAAAAATTTGAAGCTTCCGAATTTAAAAGTTTGAAAGTTCAAAGCttcaaaatttgaaagtttaaCCACTCAGCGCttcgaaatttaaaaattaaaaactcatgggtaaaaaaattgaaaagttcGGAGATTTGAAACATTGAAACCGGAAgtattattttctaacgtAATCTATCTTTTTAAAGCTATAACAAATCTTCCATAAGGACCGAATAAAACCGAAACTTGCGGTTGCTGAGGCCTGTTTTTCGCACTGAGCGttctataaataaaacaacgaTCAGTTGCATCGGCTGTTCACGCGCGGCCGGCTTGAAAGAGCGAGCTTCATTTCGGCGAAACAATGAGCAGAGAAGCTTGTCCGACCGTGTCGGTTTTCGAGACTCGCCGCTTGAAATTGGAGCGTTACCAAAATCGTTGCCTGTATCCTTGGAAGATTTATTTGTGTCCGGACTAGATCGTACCACGACATTGTAATTTGTATCGCGCATTTTGGAACGTACCAATTCTGCTTTTAAATTCTACCTAGTTTCCCGCGCGTCTGACCATCCCTAGTTTTTTCCACTAAATACCCTATATATGTTCTCTATTCAAATTTAAAACgtcaaatttaatttcttgtcTAATGCTATAACGGTATGGTGAATGCGTATTTTGAAAgccgaaataaaaataacaaggATCTATGTTTATACGTATGTTACTATGctaaatattccaaaattatTGACTGTCTTAACATTCTAATCATATTGTTGATTTTTTACGGAGCTTTAGAGATATATTAACCTTTTTTTGAGATAGTTATATCTTTAAGTGTAACAAGTTGTTTTCTTtccatattaaaatattttctgcttaacattatgtaacataaaaataaaaaaaaacaaagaagcTAGACTTATTATATTGGTCCCTCATGGTCTTCATATTTGATATATTGAGATCAGAACACACATCCACTGTAACCATAGTCTAATGCCAACGTTTATCTGTAAAATCTATCGCAACCGTAAAAGTGAGATTTTTAACGACACCGAAAGCcgagatttatttaaaagagGCAAAAGAATTGTCGGTCGAATGTAACCGGCGGGGTTTCTTCGATATCGACGCGTCACCGCGTATTTCGATATTGATTGCAAACTTAGAATCTACTGGGCCGACAGCTTGGAATCTCTATCGCGGAATAACCTTGACACGGATGCGCTACTCTACTTTCGTTGAAAGACCGTTTTCGCCTTCTCGAGCGGCTTGTAACCTCACTGCGCTCTGAATACCGGCTTCCGAGCGCTCCTTTGGTGGTCAGCTTGCTAAATTTTTCAACATCTTCGACCTTCGGTCTTGACtcgaatttttttcttctattctatccctcctcttttcttccttttttctttcacttttCCTTCGTCCTTTTAAAGGTATTTTATGTGTAACATTTAGGCAACATACAAATGGACGATAAGTGGAAAGTGTTACGTACTTTGAAGAGAACAGCAggaagggagaaagagagattgCTCGATGACTGGAGAGGAATTGTGATACAGAATAAAGTAGTCTGTACAAAAGATCCGTTTGGAAATAGGTGGCCAAATtttacagcgtgtttcggtTCTACTGATGAAAACGGGTCACGTGAAGGTTATGGATTTGCGGACGTTTTCATCTCAAGTTGTAGAGGTACGCATGTTATACTGGAAAATATATCAAcgttactttattttatatgtatatacctctttggaaacgaaattttttgaGTATAATGAAAGTTAGAAATATGACTAATAGTAATTTCTGAaggaaagtatttttatttaccttcCTAACCTCATTACGTCCTGTGGCACAATCGTATTTCTTATCATTAAAAACTTTCCAAATTTATGAAAGTTGATAGATAAtgagatattcaaaatttttttattcgtcgAGACGGAAGAAAAGTAGAGGTTTAATAATCCAAAGTTTGAACcaaaatatctgtaatataaCACAAACGTCTATTATACATTATCATATTTATAGCGTAATTTAACCTgcatataaaattaaacacGATCCCAAAATTTTGCCACCAATTTACCACTTGATACACGCGATAATAAATACCCATAGGACAATAAATACTTGTTTACATTTACATGCGGACACTGACAAATACTGAGAACACACAGAAATATAGTAGCTCGCGAAAGTAAATACTTATAGAAACTTTTCATGAATGTATTATGTGTGTTATACGAAACAGTttgaaaatgaatatattgTAACAGTAGTTTTTTATTGctgatttttatgcaattatcAGTAATTTTAAGATACAAAAATACGTAATGATATGCAACGTTATGATACGCAACACATACAAAAGCATACAAAACATATAAACGTATAAAGATACAGTATTGTTTTTGTGTATAGTACTGTTTATGATATTTAACAGGTAAACCAGATCTCTACTCAGATCCTACTCTTTTAATTGTAttcatgaaaatatgaatttatataaaaatcagCAGTCTACTAATTATACTATTGATGAAATtcgaaaatgttttatatagcACAAACAATACATAAAAGGTTCCATAGCAAGTACATATTCGGACATTTCCGCGAGCCACTATACATGTATCACAAAAGACATCGAAAGCATTGCATAACGAATTCTGGTATTAAATATACGAATTACTAATTAAACCAGGACAGAAATGCGATGAATGACGGGCAACTATTCCAGATCGGCCGGAAGATAATAGATCGTCGCGGTTGAACGTCGTGGCACGTGGAATATTAGGAAACCATTTAAACGACCTGGATTTTCTATGTAGTTAATTCAACATGCACCGCGAGAGGTCATGGTCGTGTGTATCTCGTATGCCGACTCTCAAGATGTCTTCTTTCGATCCGCATAAAAGTTTCATGAGGATGCCCACTAATTAAagacgaaaaagaagaggacgCTAGCGTGTGTTCTTTCAAGTTCCTTCGAGTCGCGGACACCTTGTACTGATCTTTTCGCGAATCCAATTAAAGGCGTTGATTTCTGAAGGAGAAAGGAACGCTGTATTGTGAAACTGGGGAATTTTCTTTGTGGTACAATGTGGTTCTAACGTGTTAATGAGAAGAGGCTATTTTTAGGCGTGTAATTGAATTGTTCTCAACAAATTGGTTGgatatgaataatttttgttgCTATTAGATAAcagaaattcgtaaaattactAGTAGTTCTAGTTTTTGTATTAGGGGTATGTGAATTTCATCTGCAAATTTAAATAGAACTTTTTACCTTCTGTAATGTGTAATGCATTTAATTATATACGTgaaagtataaatatttatacctTTCTAAAATGTATGTTTGATTTATGAATTTCATAGATATCATTTGAATCTGTGTATGGAAGTGTGATActtaaatattgattttttatgCTGTGAAATTTTCAACTGTTATTATATAGTAGTTAATACTTCATCTAAGCTAGTGTAGCATTGTCTACagctaaataattttttctgcAGTTCTTGGTATCTTCTATATGTATCTAtgattatatacatataagctTCTGACTCTATAAGCCTCCTATTCTAACCAATCTTTAAAGCTGTAAATAATATagtttaaacaaaatatatcctAGCACAAATGTCTTAATAATTAGATTTCCTGCTCTTTGTACTTCCTATAAAAAACTGAATCCATTCAAAAACTATCCACTATATATGTGAGTTATTCTTTAACCCTTTGTAACCAAAACTTAATTTGcttatgaaacaaaaatatgacagattattatagttattcgtattaatctaaaatataagaattaattattattataaaaaaatcatgaagtagaaataaaataaagtagaGTTTAACAAATAGATACATGTAACTTCCATAGTGTCATACAGGGTTAACATTGCTTTACCTTAACCTCAACTCaatttccaacaacttatttaatttaaaaaaaaaacattataTAAGCATACCATTCCCTTCCAAGTACAATAGTTGCAAACTTCCATCTTCCAAATTCGGAAAAAAACAAAGACCAGAATAAATTTAACTACCGCAACTGATCGTCATCATCAGTTCCGATGAAATGCAGAAACACTTTCCGGTCTTTCTCACTCGACTATACATAATCCGAATACTACTAACGAAAAGAGCGTTCCTTTCAGTAACTAAATCAACGATGAGTGCGGCTCGTGTGTCGTATGCTCACTGGAAGCCCTTGAACGAATCGGAGAAAGGTGATAGTCCGATTCGATGATCCAATTAGTGGCATGCGTTTAAAGGTAGATCTACGCGCGGTGGCGTAGGCATCGTGTAACATTGTTGCGACACGGCTTATCTGtaaactgcggatttttagacatttataggaaatttggaaGTGCAAAATTGCACAAAATACACatgatacaaaaaatatataaaatattcaaagtatagtGTATAATGCTTGatagataaaacaattttctgaTCGAATATctccttttttaattatattctcaaaaatatttatgaaaaaaagtCTCTGCAGAGTTTACAACTTTTTAGTTATAATCACAAAAATTTGAATCTGTATAAATACCCGCGGTTTActagtatacatatatatttaattgaGCGTGTTTGATTAAATGTATTTAACTGCTGTAACAAAGGAAGCAGCTTCATTTTTcagtaatttaattaaagcaACAAATATCTCGTTAAATTCGATTTTATCTTTGCTAAATTAACTCTTTTCAGTTAAAAGATTAATATACGGAAAAATAGcttctatatattttacaatatctCAGAATTGTGAATTCAACCCTATCTTCTCTAGATTTTAGTTACGTGGTTTTACCCCTCTAGACTCAATTTGTTGAACAGAATACGAATATTTCGTATGATAGACATGAAAAAATCCTTTCTTCGTCGTTCAAGGATCGTTAGGAGAGTTAGACGTATCGATAGGACACGGAAGACTCGCTCTACCCGACCGGTCGAATTACCGGCCGAGGAAACTGACCGAAAATGCCGACACGCGTTCGCATTCGGCTTCGTCAAGCGCGTGATTCGTTTTAGCCTTGCATCAACGACTGCCCTCTACCGTGATAAGTAATTTTCGGCCGATCAACGGAATCGATCGGAGGCCAACCGCCTTTTTAAAACGGAAACTATTTTCGTTGACAAGAGGCGAACATGCTTTGATCGATCAACTGGTTATTAGTTCGCGTGAAGTGTTTCGATTTGGAGATTTTCAGGTCGTGGGGGTAGTTGAATTGTCGAATGAGAAGTTTTGCAAATTTACTAAGATACGGTATTAGATTTAGAAAAGAAAGCTATGTAAAACTTGATTTGGAAATGTTGGCTTTAGGATTAGTGCGAGAAAGTAcaaacgtataaaatattggATTTGTGTTGCATATGATACTTATCAATATACGGATGTGGTTATAGTACTCTGAAATTAGGTTAGACACGTGTCTGTCGGTGacaatatatttcaagaaatcgtCAAAAATATTTAGCCCAATGATGATTTGCTTTTGTACATTTTATGAAACAACTCTAATCGACAAAGCTAATAAAACTTCGTAGCTATTAAGATTAACTATACAACAGAAATATTGCAACCACGGAAAACGCTCTTCCTTATTTTCCTTCCCAAGAAAAACCCATTAACATCAACCATCTATCAAACTTCCTCCAACTCTCTAATCTGCTCTACTCCTACATCGGCTGCCTACATCTATTCCATATCTCTTCCCTGACAGCAAAACGTAAAAACGGCTCAGCCAAGGCTCTAAGATACTCGCGGAAGCGTGATCGGTCGCGATCAAAGGCAACACTCACTTTCTTCCGGATGCTTGACGGTGGAGAAGCAGCCGTCGGCGGACAAGTAGAGCAACAGCGCTCCGTTCGCGGGCAGCTCCTTGAAGCCGCTCGCGAGGAATACCTGTACCTGGCTGTAGGTGGGCTTGTACAACAGGTACTTGTGTGGATTGTCCCTCCTCGGGGCACCGTTCTCGGCACCAGGATACGCGCCAGGCCTGAATGGCATCCTTCCTGCCGGCGACGCATCGTGCAGGTGATTAGGGTCGTCCCTTGGCTCCCTCTCCAGCGTTTGCAGCATCCTGAACATGTCCATCGACAATTCACTAAACTTCACCTGGTCGGCACAATTGCCAACGATCAGGATCTCCTGCAGGGATAGGCACATGGGTGGCGTACGTTCGACTGGCGGCGAGGTCTGGGGCCCCAACCTGTGGGTTAGTATAACCGGGTTCGAGTCCGAGTGCACCACTCCGACGGCCGATTCGGCCTTCACGAACGCCTTGATTTCGTCGAGGACTAAATTCCACTCGAGTTGATCGTCCGGTTCGTAGGTGCTGGTGTAATCAACGATTTGGGCATCCAACTCTTGGACCAATTCACGGACGAGCTTCATACGATTCAACAGCAGGCAGACGACGATGAAACGGGCGTAGTACCTGAGCTTCTTCACCATCAGGTCGCTCCTATCCTCCTTGGCGGCACGGCTGTAGTAAGCGCGGCCGCGAATCGCTGCGTAGAACGAGTAGGCCTCGTGAAGGTACGAAGTCTCACTGGTGCGAAGGTAGTAATGGTAGTAGAGCTGGCCGATCTTGCTCGCGATCTCACCGATCTGCCACCTCTTCAGGCCGTACTTCGTGTCCAGTATCGTCCTGTAAGAAGAGGGCGCGCGTGGGTTCACGCGCGCCTTTTATGGTTATTGGTCTGGTAGGCGCTTTGGTAGGAGTGTTGATTGATATATCGAGTTAATAATGACATAAGAATAAACAAACAAAAGGCACTAGATATAAGAAACgaagtataattttatacttttatgtCTTTCTGGATCTTCTATTAAGTAACTGTTGCTTGAAGTAAATACAATTGCTCAAATATTAAGTATTAAGAGATTTATAATCTTGTTGTGCCAATTATAAAAAACTGGTACTGGTTTTTCTTTGCTTTTATGTATTTTCAGTTTTGAAGTTAAGATAATAAAGGAAGAGAGGTACGTTAACGTTTCTATGGAGAACGCtgtataaaattctatattatacTTAAAACCTTCTCCAGCTAGGCTACAAAAATACAATACTTCCAACCCTATCCATTAAACAATTATCATTAAAAAATCCTCGCAAAACCTAACAATACTTTCTTTCACGAGAAATCACACCTCCCTAGACTAAGATCAAAGAAACGCTAGTAACAAAGTCTCAATACCTAACCTTCCGCGACAAAAAAGGTACAAGGAAACTGCAACACAATAAAAAAACTAGACAAACGAAACaacaaggaaagaaaaagaaaggtaaaaaagagaaacagggGAACATAATACAAGCGCA is a genomic window of Bombus huntii isolate Logan2020A chromosome 1, iyBomHunt1.1, whole genome shotgun sequence containing:
- the LOC126864241 gene encoding protein SCAI isoform X2, whose amino-acid sequence is MVMMAGMDDHERKVVLEFCHLLEKSKQLFNGLRDLPQYGHKQWQGYFGRTFDIYTKLWKFQQQHRTILDTKYGLKRWQIGEIASKIGQLYYHYYLRTSETSYLHEAYSFYAAIRGRAYYSRAAKEDRSDLMVKKLRYYARFIVVCLLLNRMKLVRELVQELDAQIVDYTSTYEPDDQLEWNLVLDEIKAFVKAESAVGVVHSDSNPVILTHRLGPQTSPPVERTPPMCLSLQEILIVGNCADQVKFSELSMDMFRMLQTLEREPRDDPNHLHDASPAGRMPFRPGAYPGAENGAPRRDNPHKYLLYKPTYSQVQVFLASGFKELPANGALLLYLSADGCFSTVKHPEEMGYDLGGVSTCSKRDPEHGKRPTGGKEPHCLYPGDLYPFTRKPLFVVVDSDNSFVFQQIPRYFGQPLMVLMSPQDTPSTLRDVRHGGSLFTLFLHAPLAAFCLICNIGSLAVHHWERCQRYIERFLIEACQLVTRSRCETSVLQFFGDDFLRLLLVRYVFCDVVLNLHRSFRGRQQRPRCHPPLPDAEVLEHPTLHHLVLDLAACLDCRDHFPDSNELA
- the LOC126864241 gene encoding protein SCAI isoform X3 — its product is MVMMAGMDDHERKVVLEFCHLLEKSKQLFNGLRDLPQYGHKQWQGYFGRTFDIYTKLWKFQQQHRTILDTKYGLKRWQIGEIASKIGQLYYHYYLRTSETSYLHEAYSFYAAIRGRAYYSRAAKEDRSDLMVKKLRYYARFIVVCLLLNRMKLVRELVQELDAQIVDYTSTYEPDDQLEWNLVLDEIKAFVKAESAVGVVHSDSNPVILTHRLGPQTSPPVERTPPMCLSLQEILIVGNCADQVKFSELSMDMFRMLQTLEREPRDDPNHLHDASPAGRMPFRPGAYPGAENGAPRRDNPHKYLLYKPTYSQVQVFLASGFKELPANGALLLYLSADGCFSTVKHPEEMGYDLGGVSTCSKRDPEHGKRPTGGKEPHCLYPGDLYPFTRKPLFVVVDSDNSFVFQQIPRYFGQPLMVLMSPQDTPSTLRDVRHGGSLFTLFLHAPLAAFCLICNIGSLAVHHWERCQRYIERFLIEACQLVTRSRCEDFVIQV